In a genomic window of Phragmites australis chromosome 14, lpPhrAust1.1, whole genome shotgun sequence:
- the LOC133891228 gene encoding cadmium/zinc-transporting ATPase HMA3-like: protein MEGPAAEAAARGVDHHGGGRKGIKWEKTYLDVLGVCCTAEIALVERLLAPLDGVRAVAVVVPSRTVIVEHDPTAVSQFHIVKALNKAGLEASIRAYGSSIGAVGRLPSPYIISCGVLLLASFFAPLLPPLRWLALAAACVGSQPMLLRAFAAASKLTLDINVLMLVAVTSAIALRDYTEAGVIVFLFTTAEWLETLACTKASAGMLSLMSMVPPKVVLAQTGQVVSLCDVSVGTVVAVMAGEVVPVDGVVVDGLSDVDESSLTGESFPVPKQPQSEVWAGTLNMDGYIAVRTTSVAENSTVAKMERLVEAAQSSRSKTQRLIDSCAKYYTPAVVVLAASVALVPLLLAAQDLKRWFQLALVLLVSACPCALVLSTPVATFCALLRAARMGVLIKGGDILESLGEIRVAAFDKTGTITKGEFSIDSFHVVGDKVEMGQLLHWVSSIESKSSHPMAAALVEYSQSKSIRPKPENVTEFLIYHGEGIYGGIDGKHIYIGNKRIMARSSCQTSVQEMDDLKGVSTGYVICDGDLVGVFTLFDECRTGAAEAIQELRSMGIKSVMLTGDSTAAAKHAQEQLGGVLEELHSELLPEDKVRLVGELKARSGPTLMVGDGMNDAPALATADVGVSMGLSGSAAAIEISHATLMSSDILRVPEVVRLARRARRTITVNVVTSVGAKAAVLALAIAWRPVLWAAVLTDVGTCLLVVLHSMLPLSETTRKRRDGESKTCCATAKALAIRSQLAGSPNTSTASVQKPGEKTKDGHCCHKQIKPLEHLVVIDIPAPAGEHQEEAIPRTAAKSKTAGCCGAGKACDTPTVPTANRAPQEGEEDLSMSVPKTASCNKVRSKCDSPKEGCMGARCCSGGKDGISAPRVLAFVQ, encoded by the exons ATGGAAGGACCGGCCGCCGAGGCAGCGGCCAGGGGAGTGGATCACCACGGCGGCGGCAGGAAGGGGATCAAGTGGGAGAAGACGTACCTGGACGTGCTGGGCGTGTGCTGCACCGCGGAGATCGCGCTCGTGGAGCGGCTCCTGGCGCCGCTCGACGGCGTGAGGGCGGTGGCCGTCGTCGTCCCCTCCAGGACCGTCATCGTCGAGCACGATCCCACCGCCGTCTCCCAGTTCCACATTG TGAAGGCGCTGAACAAGGCGGGCCTCGAGGCCTCGATTCGGGCATATGGCAGCAGCATCGGGGCCGTCGGCCGGTTGCCCAGCCCGTACATCATCTCCTGCGGCGTCCTGCTCCTCGCGTCTTTCTTCGCGCCGCTCCTCCCTCCCCTGCGGTGGCTGGCCCTGGCGGCGGCCTGCGTCGGCTCCCAGCCGATGCTGCTCAGGGCGTTCGCCGCGGCCAGCAAGCTCACCCTGGACATCAATGTCCTCATGCTCGTCGCGGTGACCAGCGCGATCGCGCTCAGGGACTACACGGAGGCAGGCGTCATCGTGTTCCTCTTCACCACCGCGGAGTGGCTGGAGACCCTGGCGTGCACCAAGGCGAGCGCCGGGATGTTGTCGTTGATGAGCATGGTCCCGCCCAAGGTTGTGCTCGCCCAGACAGGCCAGGTTGTCAGCTTGTGCGACGTCAGCGTAGGCACCGTCGTCGCAGTCATGGCTGGGGAAGTGGTCCCGGTCGACGGCGTGGTGGTCGACGGGCTGAGCGATGTCGACGAAAGCAGCCTCACCGGCGAGTCCTTCCCTGTGCCAAAGCAACCACAGTCCGAGGTCTGGGCCGGCACGCTCAACATGGAtg GTTACATTGCCGTGAGGACAACTTCTGTGGCCGAGAACTCCACGGTGGCCAAGATGGAGAGGCTGGTGGAGGCGGCGCAGAGCAGCCGGTCCAAGACGCAGCGGCTGATCGATTCGTGCGCAAAGTACTACACCCCGG CTGTGGTTGTTCTTGCAGCAAGTGTTGCTCTTGTCCCACTGCTGCTGGCAGCACAAGACCTGAAACGATGGTTTCAGCTGGCTTTAGTGCTGCTGGTGAGCGCGTGCCCGTGCGCGCTGGTTCTGTCGACGCCGGTCGCCACCTTCTGCGCGCTCCTGAGGGCGGCGAGGATGGGGGTTCTCATCAAGGGAGGGGACATTCTTGAATCATTGGGCGAGATTAGAGTCGCGGCATTCGACAAGACTGGAACCATCACCAAAGGGGAGTTCAGCATCGATTCGTTCCATGTGGTTGGGGACAAGGTTGAAATGGGTCAGCTTCTTCACTG GGTATCTAGTATTGAGAGCAAATCAAGCCATCCAATGGCTGCtgcacttgttgagtactctcaGTCCAAGTCTATCCGACCGAAGCCGGAAAACGTGACTGAATTTCTCATCTATCATGGGGAGGGCATCTACGGAGGGATCGATGGAAAACACATCTACATTGGAAACAAAAGGATCATGGCAAGGTCCTCATGTCAAACAT CAGTCCAAGAAATGGATGATCTTAAAGGAGTGTCCACCGGTTACGTGATATGCGATGGCGATCTTGTCGGGGTGTTTACGCTCTTCGACGAGTGCAGAACTGGGGCGGCAGAGGCGATCCAGGAGCTGAGATCAATGGGAATCAAGTCAGTGATGCTCACTGGGGACAGCACGGCAGCGGCCAAACACGCACAGGAGCAGCTAGGGGGCGTCCTGGAGGAGCTCCACTCCGAGCTCCTCCCTGAGGACAAGGTCCGGCTCGTCGGCGAGCTCAAGGCAAGGTCTGGGCCGACGCTGATGGTTGGTGACGGCATGAATGACGCCCCGGCGCTGGCAACGGCGGATGTGGGTGTCTCCATGGGCCTGTCCGGATCCGCGGCGGCCATAGAGATCAGCCACGCCACGCTCATGTCCAGCGATATCCTCAGGGTCCCCGAGGTCGTCAGGCTCGCGAGGCGCGCCCGGCGGACCATCACAGTCAACGTGGTCACCTCCGTGGGCGCGAAGGCCGCCGTCCTCGCGCTGGCCATCGCGTGGCGCCCCGTTCTGTGGGCGGCCGTGCTCACCGACGTCGGGACGTGCCTGCTCGTCGTGCTGCACAGCATGCTGCCGCTGAGTGAGACTACGAGGAAACGGAGAGACGGGGAATCCAAGACGTGCTGTGCAACAGCGAAGGCGCTAGCGATCAGGTCGCAGCTCGCCGGATCACCGAACACCTCAACCGCCAGTGTTCAGAAACCAGGTGAAAAAACTAAGGATGGCCATTGCTGCCACAAGCAAATCAAGCCGCTTGAGCACTTGGTCGTGATCGACATACCAGCACCAGCAGGTGAGCACCAAGAAGAGGCGATTCCTCGTACGGCGGCGAAAAGCAAGACCGCCGGATGTTGCGGCGCCGGCAAAGCTTGTGATACTCCCACGGTGCCTACTGCAAACAGGGCGCCACAAGAAGGTGAAGAAGATCTGAGCATGAGTGTGCCGAAGACAGCCAGTTGCAACAAGGTAAGGAGTAAGTGTGATTCTCCAAAGGAAGGTTGCATGGGCGCAAGGTGTTGTTCTGGTGGTAAAGATGGCATCTCAGCTCCTCGAGTGCTGGCATTTGTGCAATAG